The proteins below come from a single Hydrogenimonas thermophila genomic window:
- a CDS encoding Fur family transcriptional regulator → MKSSAELLKEHQLKVTPQRLKIIKMLEEYGHLNVDELYNEMLKEFPSVSLATIYKNINQMIDSGIIQEVKLPQTKSVYELIKEPHLHMICNICLNVEDIIIGTDKIIEEAEKLSGYKIEDSFMTLRGICPSCQNQS, encoded by the coding sequence ATGAAGAGTTCAGCTGAATTGTTAAAAGAACATCAATTAAAAGTAACACCTCAAAGACTGAAAATTATTAAAATGCTTGAAGAGTATGGTCATCTAAACGTTGATGAACTATATAATGAAATGTTAAAAGAGTTTCCAAGCGTATCATTAGCTACTATATATAAAAATATAAATCAAATGATTGATAGTGGAATCATACAAGAAGTAAAGCTTCCCCAAACCAAATCGGTTTACGAGCTCATAAAAGAACCTCATTTACATATGATTTGCAATATATGCCTTAATGTAGAAGATATTATAATAGGAACGGACAAAATCATAGAGGAAGCTGAAAAACTGAGCGGATATAAAATAGAAGATAGTTTTATGACACTTAGAGGAATTTGCCCTAGTTGTCAAAACCAAAGTTAA
- a CDS encoding cytochrome-c peroxidase — translation MKRLLTVYSIATIFGLSAVASEGLLEKAKNTGLKAIPENKIELYKLIDNPKNPITDEKVELGKKLFFDPRLSKSGLISCNSCHNLATGGVDGVDAATGHKWTQNPHHLNSPTVYNAVFMQKQFWDGRSPDLEDQAQGPIQAAPEMAATKEHVEKVVNSIPAYVKAFKHAYNDPKFKPTFKDVADVIAVFERTLVTPSRFDEFLNGCDKALSKKEKEGLKIFIDKGCVSCHNGVGLGGTMQPFPAVGKYKYANIGDFKGDKNGLVKTPTLRNILQTRPYFHNGAVWDIKEAIKIMGETQLGVKITDEEADKIKAFFKSLTGKKPYIRYPELPASTNKTPKPDLH, via the coding sequence ATGAAACGATTATTAACGGTGTATAGTATTGCTACTATATTTGGTTTAAGTGCAGTTGCATCTGAAGGATTGTTGGAAAAAGCAAAAAATACTGGACTAAAAGCTATTCCAGAAAATAAGATAGAACTTTATAAACTAATAGATAATCCTAAAAACCCAATAACAGATGAAAAAGTTGAATTGGGTAAAAAGTTATTTTTTGATCCAAGATTGAGTAAAAGTGGACTTATAAGTTGTAACTCTTGCCATAATTTGGCAACAGGTGGAGTTGATGGAGTTGATGCTGCAACTGGTCATAAATGGACACAAAATCCACACCACTTGAACTCTCCAACAGTATATAATGCAGTATTTATGCAAAAGCAGTTTTGGGATGGAAGAAGTCCAGATCTTGAAGATCAGGCACAAGGACCTATCCAAGCAGCTCCTGAAATGGCAGCAACAAAAGAGCATGTAGAAAAAGTAGTAAACTCAATTCCTGCATATGTAAAAGCATTTAAACACGCATACAATGATCCTAAATTTAAACCAACATTTAAAGATGTTGCAGATGTTATAGCTGTTTTTGAACGTACACTTGTAACACCATCTCGTTTTGATGAGTTCCTTAATGGATGTGATAAAGCATTAAGTAAAAAAGAGAAAGAGGGACTTAAAATCTTTATAGACAAAGGGTGCGTAAGTTGTCATAATGGAGTTGGATTAGGCGGAACTATGCAGCCATTCCCAGCTGTAGGTAAATATAAGTATGCAAATATAGGCGATTTCAAAGGAGATAAAAACGGATTGGTAAAAACACCAACATTGCGAAATATTCTTCAAACACGTCCATATTTTCATAATGGAGCAGTATGGGATATTAAAGAGGCTATAAAGATAATGGGTGAGACTCAACTTGGTGTAAAAATAACAGATGAAGAGGCTGATAAAATTAAAGCATTCTTTAAGAGCTTAACAGGTAAAAAGCCATATATTCGTTACCCTGAACTTCCTGCAAGTACTAACAAAACTCCAAAACCTGATCTTCACTAA
- the groES gene encoding co-chaperone GroES — MSFKPLANRVLVERVDEPQKTASGIIIPDNAKEKPQEAKVLAIGPEVEEEGQISVGDTVVFGKYSGTEITVDGKELLILNSDDILGIMK, encoded by the coding sequence ATGAGTTTCAAACCACTCGCGAACAGAGTACTGGTAGAACGTGTTGATGAACCCCAAAAAACTGCTTCTGGAATTATCATTCCGGACAATGCTAAAGAGAAGCCTCAAGAAGCAAAAGTTCTAGCTATTGGACCTGAAGTTGAAGAGGAAGGTCAAATTAGCGTAGGTGACACTGTTGTATTTGGAAAATATAGCGGAACTGAAATAACTGTTGACGGAAAAGAGTTGTTGATTCTTAACAGCGACGACATTCTCGGAATTATGAAATAA
- a CDS encoding TetR/AcrR family transcriptional regulator has product MRVNKKEVILEIASKHFSKAGFASASLEEIASEAEITKPAIYYHFKDKSALYEAVLLKHLEPLAKRVEEAVSLKTDVEDKLVAYIEAFGEFLNERSCFAAVLTHEFADNGENLPESATVQLAKMLGVLTSIINEGVDNRVFKTENPMIVQMMIVSPLIMHQTTQKMRQKVAKHVTGDFKVLPEPDIKDMAKILSKKIIFALKGATYE; this is encoded by the coding sequence TTGAGAGTCAATAAGAAAGAGGTGATTTTAGAGATAGCCTCTAAACACTTTTCAAAAGCTGGATTTGCTTCTGCCTCTTTGGAAGAGATAGCTTCTGAAGCAGAAATAACAAAACCAGCAATTTACTACCATTTTAAAGATAAGTCAGCACTATATGAGGCTGTACTTCTTAAGCACTTAGAGCCTTTGGCAAAAAGGGTTGAAGAAGCTGTAAGTTTAAAAACTGATGTAGAAGATAAACTGGTGGCATACATAGAAGCGTTTGGAGAGTTTTTAAATGAGAGAAGCTGTTTTGCTGCTGTTTTGACTCATGAGTTTGCAGATAATGGAGAAAATTTACCAGAAAGTGCAACGGTTCAATTGGCAAAAATGCTTGGGGTTTTGACATCTATCATTAATGAAGGTGTTGATAATAGAGTTTTTAAGACTGAAAACCCTATGATTGTACAGATGATGATAGTCTCTCCTCTTATTATGCATCAAACAACGCAAAAAATGAGACAAAAGGTTGCTAAACACGTAACAGGAGATTTTAAAGTATTGCCGGAACCTGACATAAAAGATATGGCAAAGATACTCTCTAAAAAGATAATTTTTGCACTTAAGGGAGCAACTTATGAATAG
- the groL gene encoding chaperonin GroEL (60 kDa chaperone family; promotes refolding of misfolded polypeptides especially under stressful conditions; forms two stacked rings of heptamers to form a barrel-shaped 14mer; ends can be capped by GroES; misfolded proteins enter the barrel where they are refolded when GroES binds): MAAKDIHFSDVARNELFEGVKKLADAVKVTMGPRGRNVLIQKSFGAPSITKDGVSVAREIELKDTIENMGAQLVKEVASKTADEAGDGTTTATVLAYSIFKEGLRNITAGANPIEVKRGMDKAANAIIDELKKIAKEVKDKKEIAQVATISANSDETIGNLIAEAMEKVGKDGVITVEEAKGIVDELEVVEGMQFDRGYLSPYFITDSERMETVMDNPYILLTDKKITNLKDILPVLEGIQQSGRPLLIIAEDVEGEALATLVVNKLRGVLNIAAVKAPGFGDRRKAMLQDIAALTGGTVISEEVGRTLESATVADLGQAARVVIDKDNTTIVDGKGDKAAVEARIKEIKIQIENTTSDYDKEKLQERLAKLSGGVAVIKVGAATETEMKEKKDRVDDALSATKAAVEEGIVIGGGAALIRAASKVKLDLCGDEAIGADIIMRAIKAPMKQIAENAGFDSGVVVNSVESAENENIGFNAATGEYVDMIEAGIIDPVKVERVALQNATSVASLLLTTEATVSEVKEDKPAAAPMPDMGGMGGMGGMM; the protein is encoded by the coding sequence ATGGCAGCTAAAGATATCCATTTTTCAGATGTAGCTCGAAACGAACTTTTCGAGGGTGTAAAAAAACTTGCAGATGCTGTTAAAGTTACAATGGGACCAAGAGGTCGCAATGTACTTATTCAAAAAAGCTTTGGAGCACCAAGTATTACTAAAGACGGTGTAAGTGTTGCTCGCGAAATTGAGCTTAAAGATACTATAGAAAATATGGGCGCTCAACTTGTTAAAGAGGTTGCAAGCAAAACAGCTGATGAAGCTGGTGATGGTACAACTACTGCAACAGTACTTGCATACAGCATCTTTAAAGAAGGTTTGCGAAACATTACTGCTGGTGCTAACCCAATTGAAGTTAAACGCGGTATGGACAAAGCTGCTAATGCAATCATTGATGAGTTGAAAAAGATTGCAAAAGAGGTTAAAGATAAAAAAGAGATAGCGCAAGTTGCAACAATTTCTGCAAACTCTGATGAGACAATAGGTAACTTGATCGCTGAAGCGATGGAAAAAGTTGGTAAAGACGGTGTTATCACTGTTGAAGAGGCTAAAGGTATCGTTGACGAGCTTGAAGTTGTTGAAGGTATGCAGTTTGATAGAGGATATCTAAGCCCATATTTCATCACTGATAGTGAACGTATGGAAACTGTAATGGATAATCCATACATTCTATTGACTGATAAGAAGATTACAAACCTAAAAGATATCTTACCAGTACTTGAGGGAATTCAGCAAAGTGGACGACCGTTGCTAATCATTGCTGAAGATGTTGAAGGTGAAGCATTAGCAACACTAGTTGTTAACAAACTTCGTGGTGTACTAAACATTGCAGCAGTTAAAGCTCCAGGATTTGGTGACAGACGTAAAGCAATGCTTCAAGATATTGCAGCATTGACAGGTGGTACTGTAATCAGCGAAGAGGTTGGACGAACTTTAGAGAGTGCAACTGTAGCTGATCTTGGACAAGCAGCTCGTGTTGTAATCGATAAAGACAATACAACAATCGTTGATGGTAAAGGTGACAAAGCTGCTGTTGAAGCACGCATTAAAGAGATCAAAATTCAGATTGAAAACACTACAAGCGATTACGATAAAGAGAAATTGCAAGAGCGTCTTGCTAAGTTAAGCGGTGGTGTTGCAGTTATTAAAGTTGGTGCTGCAACTGAAACTGAGATGAAAGAGAAAAAAGATCGTGTTGATGACGCACTTTCTGCAACTAAAGCAGCTGTAGAAGAGGGTATCGTTATCGGTGGTGGTGCAGCTCTAATTCGTGCTGCAAGCAAAGTTAAACTTGATCTTTGTGGGGATGAAGCGATCGGTGCTGACATCATTATGAGAGCTATTAAAGCACCAATGAAGCAAATTGCTGAAAACGCTGGATTCGATAGCGGTGTTGTTGTAAACAGTGTTGAATCAGCTGAAAATGAAAATATTGGATTTAACGCTGCTACAGGCGAGTATGTAGATATGATCGAAGCAGGAATCATTGACCCTGTTAAAGTTGAGCGTGTAGCACTACAAAATGCTACTTCAGTTGCAAGCCTACTTCTAACAACTGAAGCAACTGTAAGTGAAGTAAAAGAAGATAAACCAGCTGCTGCTCCAATGCCAGATATGGGCGGAATGGGTGGCATGGGCGGAATGATGTAA
- the rpmA gene encoding 50S ribosomal protein L27, which yields MAHKKGQGSTQNNRDSAGRRLGVKKIGGQTVVAGNIIYRQRGTKIHPGNNVGMGKDHTLYALIDGVVKYERKDKHRKKVSVYPA from the coding sequence ATGGCTCACAAGAAAGGTCAAGGCTCAACCCAGAATAACCGTGATTCAGCGGGTCGTAGGTTAGGTGTTAAAAAAATAGGCGGACAAACTGTTGTTGCAGGAAATATCATTTACCGACAACGTGGTACAAAAATTCATCCTGGTAACAACGTAGGAATGGGAAAAGATCATACTCTTTACGCACTTATTGATGGTGTTGTAAAGTATGAGCGAAAAGATAAACATCGCAAAAAAGTTTCTGTCTATCCTGCATAA
- the proB gene encoding glutamate 5-kinase: protein MRRIVIKVGSAVLTEQNRVAKERMAALVDLIAKIKEKGTEVILVSSGAVAAGYTMCKLDKKIVSNKQALASIGQPKLVAMYQKKFEKHNTIVAQILLTADDFDSRKRTYHAKCAVEKLLEQGVVPIINENDVTATEELVFGDNDQLSAHVAYYFDAELLVILSDIDSYYDKDPHKHKDAKPLKVVHEIPKEDLQAECTPNGSFATGGIVTKLKAADFLIKRNKEMFLASGFNLSDAYSYLIYGIHNGGTRFLNRQ from the coding sequence ATGCGCAGAATTGTTATTAAAGTCGGTAGTGCAGTTTTAACAGAGCAAAACCGTGTAGCTAAAGAGAGAATGGCTGCTTTAGTTGATCTTATAGCTAAGATTAAAGAGAAGGGTACTGAAGTTATTCTTGTAAGTTCAGGGGCTGTTGCCGCTGGGTATACTATGTGCAAGCTTGATAAAAAAATTGTTTCAAATAAGCAGGCACTTGCTTCTATAGGTCAGCCTAAATTAGTAGCAATGTATCAAAAAAAGTTTGAAAAACATAATACCATAGTAGCTCAAATACTTTTAACTGCAGATGACTTTGATTCTAGAAAACGAACCTACCATGCAAAGTGTGCTGTAGAAAAGCTGCTTGAACAAGGTGTTGTGCCTATTATCAATGAAAATGATGTAACAGCTACAGAAGAGCTGGTTTTTGGTGACAACGATCAGCTTTCAGCACACGTAGCTTACTATTTTGATGCAGAACTTCTTGTGATCTTGTCAGATATAGATAGTTATTATGATAAAGATCCGCATAAACACAAAGATGCAAAACCATTGAAAGTAGTCCATGAAATACCAAAAGAGGATCTTCAGGCTGAATGTACACCTAATGGCTCTTTTGCAACTGGTGGCATTGTAACAAAGTTAAAAGCAGCAGATTTTTTAATTAAGCGCAATAAAGAGATGTTTTTAGCAAGTGGTTTTAATCTTTCAGATGCCTACTCATATCTCATATACGGCATACACAATGGAGGAACACGTTTTTTAAATAGACAATAA
- a CDS encoding type II toxin-antitoxin system VapC family toxin, with translation MIILDTNVLIEILKGNNKTVKKVESFDEILAISSISAMELFYGVLNKNETKQLEKFISLFEIIHLNETISKKALKLINKYAKSHSLDIPDSLIAATTIETKSKLFTYNIKDFRYIDNCNLI, from the coding sequence ATGATCATATTAGATACTAATGTTTTAATAGAAATATTAAAAGGAAATAACAAAACTGTTAAAAAAGTTGAATCATTTGATGAAATTTTAGCTATATCATCCATCAGTGCAATGGAGCTTTTCTATGGAGTACTAAATAAAAATGAAACTAAACAACTTGAAAAATTTATATCTTTATTTGAGATTATCCATTTAAATGAAACAATTTCTAAAAAAGCTTTAAAATTGATAAATAAGTATGCAAAAAGTCACTCTTTGGATATTCCAGATAGTTTAATAGCAGCCACTACGATAGAAACCAAAAGCAAATTATTTACTTATAATATAAAGGACTTCAGATATATTGATAACTGTAACTTGATTTAA
- the obgE gene encoding GTPase ObgE — protein sequence MFVDSVELKLSSGKGGQGCSSFRREKFVNKGGPDGGDGGRGGDVWFVVDKNTDTLSHFKGKTHLKAKNGRPGMPRKCAGKTGESLYVKVPPGTQVIDKETGELLLDLTEDGQKVKFLEGGKGGLGNVHFKSSTNQRPTYAQPGKPGQEREVRLELKLIADVGLVGFPNVGKSTLISTISNAHPEVANYEFTTLTPKLGVVAIDDYRSFVMADIPGIIEGASDGRGLGIEFLKHIERTKTLLFMIDAANYREVSQQFEALQNELERYSEELAKRPYAIALTRIDAITVEEANEKMKELLDALKLQPNNGLNKYSADENYLGYMSDEKVNPLFVMPISSVSKVNIQPLIFALADIIGK from the coding sequence ATGTTTGTAGACAGTGTAGAACTGAAGCTCAGCTCTGGAAAAGGCGGTCAAGGGTGTTCATCGTTTCGACGTGAAAAGTTTGTAAATAAAGGCGGTCCAGATGGTGGAGATGGCGGTCGTGGCGGTGATGTGTGGTTCGTTGTAGACAAAAATACAGACACACTTTCTCATTTTAAGGGTAAAACACACTTAAAAGCGAAAAATGGTCGTCCAGGTATGCCAAGAAAGTGTGCAGGAAAAACAGGAGAGTCTCTTTATGTTAAAGTTCCACCAGGAACACAAGTAATTGATAAAGAGACAGGTGAACTTCTTTTAGACCTTACAGAAGATGGTCAGAAAGTTAAGTTTCTTGAAGGAGGCAAAGGTGGTTTGGGAAATGTTCACTTCAAATCATCTACCAATCAGCGTCCAACATATGCTCAGCCTGGAAAACCAGGTCAAGAACGTGAAGTAAGACTTGAGCTAAAACTTATAGCCGATGTAGGTCTTGTAGGTTTTCCAAATGTAGGTAAGTCTACACTCATTTCAACAATTTCAAATGCTCATCCTGAAGTAGCGAACTATGAGTTTACTACATTAACTCCTAAGCTTGGTGTTGTTGCAATAGATGATTACAGATCATTTGTAATGGCAGATATTCCTGGTATTATTGAAGGAGCAAGCGATGGGAGAGGGTTAGGAATTGAATTTTTAAAGCATATAGAGCGTACTAAAACACTTCTATTTATGATAGATGCAGCAAACTATCGTGAAGTATCTCAACAGTTTGAAGCATTACAAAATGAACTAGAACGTTATAGTGAAGAGTTAGCTAAACGCCCTTATGCTATTGCCTTGACCAGAATTGATGCTATAACAGTTGAAGAAGCAAATGAGAAGATGAAAGAGCTTCTTGATGCACTTAAATTACAGCCAAATAATGGGTTAAATAAGTATAGTGCAGATGAGAACTATTTAGGCTATATGAGCGACGAAAAGGTAAATCCTCTTTTTGTAATGCCGATATCTTCAGTTTCAAAAGTGAATATTCAACCACTTATTTTTGCATTAGCAGATATAATAGGAAAATAG
- a CDS encoding sensor histidine kinase, producing the protein MLFLLGFLSFTYISYKNQYQKDIDKYVENEVQLYKKEVFSSINSANKKFEQKRKLFYQIHKAALKIFQKDMETPLLKVQQQLKDMFNLNGLNIQIYLIDKNYTIFKTTFPRDLGFNLSIAPDAKYYLDKTTQDGEIYVSKFASNDFIDKRYKLYTYSKLNDKTYLELGFIDNNLFYNGIEIISAESNSKNKIRLYFIAKNSNEYFYHEAAFSKNIENKQHFINEVKKIPIESNSNDPVINAILQKRTIKFQKENKVIVYTPIFKEDMSNIGGFIDLVLRVDVDISEQIEALNRFSNIFLLSISILLTFLFFVFLFIKRSFTDKIDVITKNIEKKRLIDDKSISSSNDELSIIAKKYNTLFDSLNKEIEINKELLNENKRFIADTVHQIRTPLTNIMMNSEMIQRTLKSDKVSNFVNQINASINMLTNSYEDLAYVISYDHIEYKPTKVSISNILKERIKFFSTISKVNYKEIEANIEEDIFITINQIELERLIDNNISNGIKYAFTNKPITINLTKKNNEVRLEFKTYGKPIANKDRLFEKNYRENESKRGLGLGLNMVKVICEKYKISYKVFYEDGQNIFIYIFNSL; encoded by the coding sequence GTGCTTTTTTTGTTAGGATTTTTGTCATTTACATATATAAGTTACAAAAATCAGTATCAAAAAGATATTGATAAGTATGTTGAAAATGAAGTTCAACTGTATAAAAAAGAGGTATTTAGCTCAATCAATAGTGCAAATAAAAAGTTTGAACAAAAAAGAAAACTCTTTTACCAAATACATAAAGCCGCATTGAAGATCTTTCAAAAAGATATGGAAACTCCACTCTTAAAAGTACAACAACAACTCAAAGATATGTTCAATTTAAATGGATTGAATATACAAATTTATTTGATTGACAAAAACTATACTATTTTTAAAACTACATTTCCAAGAGATTTAGGGTTTAATTTATCTATCGCCCCTGATGCAAAATATTATTTAGATAAAACTACACAAGATGGTGAGATCTATGTATCTAAATTTGCATCAAACGATTTTATAGATAAAAGATATAAGCTATATACCTACTCTAAACTTAATGATAAAACATATTTAGAGTTGGGATTTATTGATAATAATCTTTTTTATAATGGAATTGAGATCATTTCAGCAGAAAGCAATTCAAAAAATAAAATAAGATTATACTTTATTGCAAAGAATAGTAATGAATACTTTTATCATGAAGCAGCTTTTAGCAAAAATATTGAAAATAAGCAACATTTTATTAATGAAGTAAAAAAAATTCCTATAGAGAGTAACTCTAACGATCCTGTGATAAATGCAATTTTGCAAAAGAGAACAATTAAGTTTCAAAAAGAGAATAAGGTAATAGTTTATACTCCAATTTTTAAAGAAGATATGAGTAATATTGGAGGATTTATCGATTTGGTTTTAAGGGTTGATGTAGATATAAGTGAACAAATAGAAGCATTAAATAGATTTTCAAATATCTTTTTATTATCTATCTCTATTTTATTAACTTTTTTGTTTTTTGTATTTCTATTTATAAAGAGAAGTTTTACAGATAAGATAGATGTCATAACTAAAAATATAGAAAAAAAGAGACTTATAGATGATAAAAGTATCTCTTCATCGAATGATGAACTATCAATTATTGCAAAAAAGTATAACACTCTTTTTGACTCTCTAAACAAAGAGATAGAGATAAATAAAGAGTTACTAAATGAGAATAAAAGATTCATAGCAGATACAGTACATCAAATAAGAACACCACTAACAAACATAATGATGAACTCTGAAATGATACAAAGAACTCTTAAAAGTGATAAAGTATCTAACTTTGTCAATCAAATAAATGCATCTATAAATATGCTTACAAACTCATATGAAGATTTGGCATATGTTATCTCTTATGACCATATAGAGTACAAACCTACTAAAGTTTCAATATCAAATATTCTAAAAGAGAGAATTAAATTTTTCTCTACCATATCAAAGGTTAATTATAAAGAGATTGAAGCAAATATAGAAGAAGATATATTTATAACTATAAATCAAATAGAGTTAGAAAGGTTAATAGATAATAACATATCAAATGGCATTAAATATGCCTTTACTAATAAACCAATAACTATAAACCTGACTAAAAAAAATAATGAAGTGAGGTTGGAGTTTAAAACTTATGGAAAACCTATAGCCAATAAAGATAGACTTTTTGAAAAAAATTATAGAGAGAATGAGTCTAAAAGAGGTTTGGGATTAGGGCTAAATATGGTTAAAGTAATTTGTGAAAAATATAAAATATCTTACAAAGTTTTCTATGAAGATGGTCAAAATATTTTTATTTATATTTTTAACTCTTTATAA
- a CDS encoding ferritin-like domain-containing protein, protein MAIRGKSIIKDLDIDKVISLLNQAYADEWLAYYQYYIESKVIKGIMKDAAIVELTQHAADELRHAGLIADRIIQLGGTPILDPKEWFDKSVCGYKAPTEPDVLKILEDAIQGEQCAISIYSQLANMTQGKDIVTYDIVSQILADEVEHEEDLVALHDDITEFIDQIKGSIS, encoded by the coding sequence ATGGCAATAAGAGGCAAATCAATTATTAAAGACTTAGATATTGATAAAGTAATAAGTTTATTAAATCAAGCATATGCAGATGAGTGGTTGGCTTACTATCAATACTATATTGAAAGTAAAGTAATTAAAGGAATAATGAAAGATGCTGCAATTGTAGAGTTAACACAGCATGCAGCAGATGAGTTAAGACATGCCGGACTTATTGCTGATAGAATTATTCAACTAGGAGGTACACCAATTCTCGATCCAAAGGAGTGGTTTGATAAGAGTGTATGTGGATATAAAGCACCTACAGAACCAGATGTTCTTAAAATTTTAGAAGATGCAATACAAGGAGAACAGTGCGCAATAAGTATTTATAGTCAATTGGCAAATATGACACAGGGAAAAGATATTGTTACTTATGATATAGTAAGTCAAATATTAGCAGATGAAGTAGAACATGAAGAAGATTTAGTAGCTCTGCATGATGATATAACAGAATTTATTGATCAGATAAAAGGATCTATTAGCTAA
- a CDS encoding sulfite exporter TauE/SafE family protein, whose translation MEAVNLISIATIAFLGAFGHCIGMCGGIVLAYTGAKVDPKWHRSHQATAHLLYSLGRITTYTVMGALFGYLGSVATFSGYTVGGLFLFAGFVMILTGLSIMGKVKFLTIIEHSIMKSEWYQKSFRSIMGNQTLFSFYLLGMINGLLPCGFVYFFAVTAASTMSPLWGAIVMLIFGISTIPALFSLGFFTGLMQKGKLRQTMITIASIAVIIYGLFMIYDASKFIRNPERSLLHCCD comes from the coding sequence ATGGAAGCCGTTAATCTCATATCAATAGCAACAATAGCATTTTTGGGAGCATTTGGTCACTGCATCGGAATGTGTGGAGGAATAGTACTCGCTTATACAGGAGCAAAAGTAGATCCAAAATGGCACAGAAGCCACCAAGCTACTGCTCACCTGCTCTACTCTTTAGGACGCATAACAACTTATACAGTTATGGGTGCACTTTTTGGGTATCTTGGCAGTGTAGCTACTTTCAGTGGCTACACAGTAGGTGGACTTTTTCTTTTTGCAGGTTTTGTAATGATCCTAACCGGTCTCTCTATAATGGGTAAAGTAAAATTTTTAACTATCATAGAACACTCTATTATGAAAAGTGAATGGTATCAAAAAAGCTTTAGATCTATAATGGGTAACCAAACACTCTTTAGTTTCTATCTTCTAGGAATGATCAATGGTCTACTTCCTTGCGGTTTTGTCTACTTCTTTGCTGTTACTGCTGCAAGCACAATGAGTCCTTTATGGGGTGCAATAGTAATGCTGATTTTTGGTATCAGTACCATTCCTGCACTCTTTAGTCTTGGCTTTTTTACAGGCTTAATGCAAAAAGGTAAACTGCGTCAAACAATGATAACTATTGCTTCAATTGCTGTAATTATATATGGTCTTTTTATGATTTATGATGCATCTAAGTTTATTAGAAATCCTGAAAGAAGTTTACTGCACTGTTGTGATTAA
- a CDS encoding response regulator transcription factor, producing MKVLLIEDDIQLNTTIKNFLESLNYEVISSFDGSDAIELIDENHFDLYLIDINIPNISGLDIVKYIRQKDTNVSIIMITASLEINNFIDAFDNGCNEYIKKPFHLKELEIRINNLLDKNSDKEEIIQISENIIYNMEYEELRIDNEIVPLRKKERRLLTILLQNVNHTVPTESICSYVWENEIKESYPLRQLANELRKKLEKDQKFIFTDIGVGYRFEIC from the coding sequence ATGAAAGTTTTATTAATTGAAGATGACATACAGTTAAATACAACTATCAAAAACTTCCTTGAATCTTTAAATTATGAAGTTATCTCTTCTTTTGATGGTAGTGATGCAATTGAATTGATTGATGAGAATCATTTTGATTTGTATCTTATAGATATCAATATACCAAACATAAGTGGACTTGACATCGTAAAATATATAAGACAAAAAGATACTAATGTATCAATAATTATGATAACAGCTTCACTGGAGATCAATAATTTTATAGATGCATTCGATAACGGTTGCAATGAATATATAAAAAAACCTTTTCATTTAAAAGAGTTAGAGATAAGAATAAATAATTTATTAGATAAAAATAGTGATAAAGAAGAGATAATTCAAATATCTGAAAATATAATTTACAATATGGAGTATGAAGAGTTAAGAATAGATAATGAGATAGTTCCACTAAGAAAAAAAGAGAGAAGACTCCTTACTATTTTACTGCAAAATGTTAATCATACTGTCCCAACTGAATCAATCTGCTCATATGTTTGGGAAAATGAGATAAAAGAGTCATACCCTCTAAGACAACTAGCCAATGAATTAAGAAAAAAGCTTGAAAAAGATCAAAAATTTATATTTACAGATATTGGAGTTGGGTATAGATTTGAGATTTGCTAA